The following are from one region of the Oenanthe melanoleuca isolate GR-GAL-2019-014 chromosome 23, OMel1.0, whole genome shotgun sequence genome:
- the ZMPSTE24 gene encoding CAAX prenyl protease 1 homolog, whose translation MALSGDLWAELPAERRIFCSVLLFSWAVYLWEAFLAHRQRRVYRTTTHVPQELGQIMDSETFEKSRLYQLDKSTFSFWSGLYSEVEGTMILLCGGIPFLWKVSGQISGHAGFGPEYEIVQSLVFLLLATLFSAMTGLPWSLYNTFVIEEKHGFNQQTLGFFFKDAIKKFVVTQCILLPVTSLLLYIIKIGGDYFFIYAWLFTLVVSLVLVTIYADYIAPLFDKFIPLPEGELKQQIEVMAKSIDFPLTKVYVVEGSKRSSHSNAYFYGFFKNKRIVLFDTLLEEYSALNKEPAEGEDGENEETKSKTKNKKQGCKNEEVLAVLGHELGHWKLGHTVKNIIISQMNSFLCFFLFAVLIGQKELFAAFGFYDTQPTLIGLMIIFQFIFSPYNEVLSFCLTVLSRRFEFQADAFAKELGKAKDLYSALIKLNKDNLGFPVSDWIFSMWHYSHPPLLERLQALKDAKQE comes from the exons ATGGCGCTGTCCGGCGAcctgtgggcagagctgccgGCTGAGCGCCGCATCTTCTGCTCCGTCCTGCTTTTCTCATGGGCCGTCTACCTCTGGGAGGCTTTTCTGGCGCACCGGCAG AGGCGGGTGTACAGAACAACAACACATGTACCACAGGAACTGGGACAGATCATGGACTcagaaacatttgaaaaatctCGTCTCTATCAGCTGGACAAAAGTACTTTCAGCTTTTGGTCAGGCCTCTATTCAGAGGTTGAGGGCACT atgaTTCTCCTCTGTGGAGGAATTCCTTTTCTATGGAAAGTGTCTGGTCAAATCTCTGGTCATGCTGGGTTTGGACCAGAATATGAG attGTTCAATCATTGGTATTTCTGCTGCTTGCAACCCTCTTCAGTGCAATGACTGGTCTCCCATGGAGTTTATATAATACATTTGTCATAGAAGAGAAACATGGCTTCAATCAACAG actctgggatttttttttaaggatgcTATCAAGAAGTTTGTTGTGACTCAGTGTATTCTGTTGCCAGTGACATCCCTTCTACTTTACATTATTAAAATAGGGGGAGACTACTTTTTTATCTATGCCTGGCTCTTCACTTTAGTTGTTTCCTTG gtgCTTGTTACAATCTATGCAGACTATATTGCACCTTTGTTTGATAAATTCATTCCACTTCCGGAGGGAGAGCTCAAGCAGCAAATTGAAGTAATGGCAAAAAGCATTGACTTCCCACTGACTAAAGTGTATGTTGTTGAAG GTTCGAAGCGTTCTTCCCACAGCAATGCTTATTTCTATGGATTCTTCAAGAACAAGCGGATAGTACTCTTTGACACACTCCTGGAAGAATATTCTGCTTTGAACAAAGAACCAGCAGAAGGAGAAGATGGTGAGAATGAAGAAACAAAGTCTAAAACCAAA AATAAGAAACAAGGATGTAAGAATGAAGAAGTTCTGGCTGTACTTGGTCATGAATTGGGTCACTGGAAACTAGGTCATACTGTCAAAAATATAATCATTAGCCAG atGAATTCCTTCCTTTGCTTCTTCTTGTTTGCTGTGCTAATTGGTCAGAAAGAACTCTTTGCTGCATTTGGTTTCTATGACACCCAGCCTACCCTGATAGGCTTGATGATTATTTTCCAGTTCATTTTTTCACCTTACAATGAG GTTCTCTCATTTTGTTTGACTGTATTAAGCCGACGATTTGAGTTTCAAGCAGATGCATTTGCCAAGGAACTTGGGAAGGCCAAGGACCTCTATTCTGCTTTGATCAAGCTAAACAAAGATAATTTAGGATTCCCTGTTTCTGACTGGATCTTTTCAATGTGGCATTACTCCCACCCACCCCTTTTAGAAAGACTTCAGGCCTTGAAAGATGCAAAGCAAGAGTGA